Genomic window (Nitrosopumilus sp.):
TTAGCTTCAATAATTGAGGCTCATCTGAGTGCTTGAAAATCGAAAATAGTGTATTCTGAATAGACACCGTATTTTACGGTGTCAGGATGTATGTAGACCTGATTTTATATCAAAATTATCTGAATTTACATGAAATACCTAATATCTTATGAAATGGTCTTAAATGTTACTTATTGACGCCTGTACGACCCACATATTTCCATTCATTTGATTCTCATCAGAACTTAACAGATTTACAAAATCTAACTTTATGATATAATACAGACTGGAATTGTGATCTTTACCTTGCGTAAAATATTGATATCATTCTGGAGAATAATTAATTACACTTGTAGGATCACAGATTTTGTAAGTGCACAAGTTACCAATAGATAGATTCTTTCCAAGATTCCGCATGTTGTCTTTAAATTGCAGACACCTGTTGTACTTCTTCCCAAGATTGTGAGTTGTTGGATTGAGTCATGTTAGTGTAATTACAAATTTTGTATAAAAAATTCAGAAATGATTTGTTCAGAAAAATAATCAATGTAATTGTATTAAAATCAAAACGATATCGAAACGTAGGTTATTGTGATATAAGAAACTAAACTATAACAAAACGATTAGGTTATTGTGATATAAGAAACCATACCGCAAATGTTTGAACATGTTACAATAATAATAGCATAGGAATTGGGCCAAAGTTTGTCCAATCCCATATGTCATGGTCTGTCTGTCGGTTGGTCGGTTAAACGGTTAGATAATGACTCTTCCCGTATGAATTCCATTGTTAATTTATAATCACATTATTTAGATCTCACTGCTAATTTGTACCAGTAATTGATTCATCAACCTTTTATACTAATTATGTAATCATTACAAAATGCAAAAAAGAAAAAAATATCAAGTAGTTGAAATGCAAGACGATAGAGTAGTTCTGATGGAAGTTGGTGCATGGGAAACTGACTTTACAAAAAGGAAGATTATTGATTTATAGAATTAGATTTTGTTTTATAGTGATAAATTGTCAGCATTATCTAAATACAATTATTTTAAAATAATGTTGCACTAGTCTTCACAGGATCTGTCACCAAAATTACTAGCGCTAGTTTTTGGTCTTAAGATCCAAAATTACAATTTTCTATCATCGATCTTTTTTACGGATATTGTGATTTTGTTTTCAGTGCTACATGATGTTTTTAATATTTCAGATTTTTTTATTTTCTTTTACTTTGTATTGTCATCTAGATGGATTATGCCAAACATATTTTCTTCAATATCTGAGCATATTGCCAAATAACCTACTTGTGGGATTTTCTCTTTTGGCATAATTATCTTTCCGCCTTCGGATTTTATTTTATTTGAGAACTCATCAACTGATGACACTTCCATATAGTTTATGATGCCATATGCCTGACCAGGCATCTTTTTCATCAATCCACCATTAATTCCAGGCTGCTTGTCATCTCCAGTCTTTGTCATCCAGTATTCCATCGGTCCACCCCATTTGTCAAATTTTCATCCAAACACATTACTGTAAAATTTCTGTGTTTTTGCAGGATCATTTGTTGCAATCTCAAAATGAGTTACTCTTGGCATAAAATTGCTATTTTATACAAACTATTTAAAATGAAATAAATGAAACAAATTTAGTCTTGTTTTGTGCCTGCAAAAGGTAGGTCAGCATCCTTGGCAGGTAGTCTTTGCAATAATATCTCCCATTAATATTTGGGTATTTTACAGGATCAAAAAAACTCCAAAGATATGTTTTGTATGTCATTATTCCTTCAGTTTTGATTGTTTTAAGACTGTCATTAATTGGATATTATGAAAT
Coding sequences:
- a CDS encoding VOC family protein — protein: MEYWMTKTGDDKQPGINGGLMKKMPGQAYGIINYMEVSSVDEFSNKIKSEGGKIIMPKEKIPQVGYLAICSDIEENMFGIIHLDDNTK